The Henckelia pumila isolate YLH828 chromosome 2, ASM3356847v2, whole genome shotgun sequence genome includes a window with the following:
- the LOC140879284 gene encoding uncharacterized protein codes for MDTPYTSAIHPPILDGTNYGPWKLKMSMYIQSIEFRAWQRVLDGWTPPMRDDDVPRPKPRSQWTAEENTAAIYNAKSLNAMFVSVDMDMFNLIGTCTCARDAWEKLQTHCEGSTSVKKTRMRLITSKFEKMRMEESETIMEYNGRLKSLANEASVLGDPISNERLVSKVLRSIPKRFQTKVCAIDESKDTSIMGLDE; via the coding sequence ATGGACACTCCGTACACAAGTGCAATTCATCCACCTATTTTGGATGGAACAAATTACGGCCCTTGGAAATTAAAGATGAGCATGTACATCCAATCCATTGAGTTCAGGGCTTGGCAACGTGTTCTTGATGGTTGGACACCACCTATGAGAGATGATGATGTACCAAGAccaaagccaagatcacaatggACAGCCGAAGAGAATACTGCGGCTATTTATAATGCTAAATCTCTTAATGCTATGTTTGTTTCAGTTGATATGGAcatgtttaatctaattggtactTGTACTTGTGCTAGGGATGCTTGGGAGAAACTTCAAACCCACTGTGAAGGCTCGACAAGTGTTAAGAAAACAAGGATGCGTctcataacttcaaaatttgagaaaatgagAATGGAGGAATCAGAGACCATCATGGAATATAATGGAAGATTGAAGAGCCTTGCAAATGAAGCATCTGTTCTTGGTGATCCTATTTCGAACGAGAGACTTGTATCCAAAGTGCTTCGTTCTATCCCTAAAAGATTTCAAACCAAGGTTTGTGCTATAGATGAATCAaaagatacatctataatgggtttggatgagtAA
- the LOC140882168 gene encoding uncharacterized protein, whose amino-acid sequence MFRRRSNSSHDDESIEVQHERKVDELKASLGPLSGRSLKYCSDACLKRYLEARNWNVDKSKKMLEETLRWRSSYKPEGICWPEIAIEGETGKVFRANFRDRHGRTVLILRPGLQNTTSLDNQIKHLVYLIENAILNLPEGQEQMAWLIDFTGWSLSTNVPIKSARDTVNILQNHYPERLAIAFLYNPPRIFEAFWKVVKYFLDSKTFQKVKFVYPKNNDSVELMRSYFDVDNLPTEFGGKATLQYDHEEFSRQMAQDDVKTSKLWGLDKKLPNGFAGAEVAPEPGCVAPSAS is encoded by the exons ATGTTTCGCCGCAGGAGTAATTCTTCTCATGATGACGAGAGTATCGAAGTGCAGCATGAGCGCAAG GTCGATGAGCTGAAGGCTTCCCTGGGACCACTTTCAGGTCGTAGCCTGAAGTATTGCAGTGATGCTTGTCTGAAGAGGTATTTGGAAGCTCGGAATTGGAATGTCGATAAGTCAAAGAAAATGTTGGAAGAGACGTTGAGATGGCGATCAAGCTATAAACCAGAAGGAATCTGCTGG CCTGAAATTGCAATAGAAGGCGAGACTGGCAAGGTGTTCCGTGCTAACTTTCGTGATCGCCATGGTAGGACCGTTCTTATATTAAGACCAGGATTGCAG AATACTACATCACTTGATAACCAGATTAAACACCTTGTTTATCTCATCGAGAACGCCATACTTAACCTCCCAGAAGGGCAGGAACAGATGGCATGGTTGATAGACTTTACAGGTTGGTCTTTGAGCACCAACGTCCCGATCAAGTCAGCTCGAGATACAGTCAATATATTACAAAATCATTATCCAGAGAGATTAGCCATAGCATTTCTGTACAATCCTCCTCGCATATTTGAAGCATTTTGGAAG GTGGTTAAATACTTTTTAGATTCTAAGACATTCCAGAAGGTGAAGTTCGTGTACCCAAAGAACAACGATAGCGTTGAACTGATGAGGTCGTATTTTGATGTGGACAACCTCCCAACTGAGTTTGGAGGCAAAGCCACTCTGCAGTATGATCATGAGGAGTTCTCAAGGCAAATGGCACAGGACGACGTAAAAACTTCTAAGTTATGGGGGCTCGACAAGAAGCTACCGAATGGCTTTGCAGGTGCCGAGGTGGCTCCAGAACCCGGTTGTGTTGCTCCATCAGCAAGCTGA
- the LOC140879285 gene encoding uncharacterized protein has protein sequence MDSVWEEIRRLGRQFGGRPGPIQRESPFARAILDEELPANFKQPTLGEYDGSSDPEENFGRFENTALLRRYSDAIKCRVFLTTLVRSAQQWFNLLQPGSIRSFNDFSSPFLHQFASSKKYLKTSLSLFNLKQSEVEPLREYVQRFNTAALKVPAGTADTLVNSFTQGLRGGEFFKSLVKKPPLTYDELLSQAEKYVNLEDAQRQRRQEGTSGSKPNSKLGAKVEGKAEVGRKRVAEEMNRAKGPYPYVPLSVSLEKAMQVCEDRRAFVRPRNAEKGPRLPPSDKFCDFHQEYGHITNDCQRLGEEVQRIMYDDPRIRA, from the coding sequence ATGGATTCAGTGTGGGAAGAGATCAGGAGATTGGGTCGGCAATTCGGAGGTCGGCCTGGGCCTATACAGAGGGAAAGCCCTTTTGCTCGGGCTATTCTAGATGAAGAACTACCTGCGAATTTTAAGCAGCCCACTTTAGGGGAATATGATGGGAGTTCAGATCCAGAGGAAAATTTTGGAAGGTTTGAAAATACGGCCCTGTTGCGTAGATATTCGGATGCAATTAAATGCCGGGTCTTTCTCACTACTTTGGTGAGGTCAGCTCAGCAATGGTTCAACCTCTTACAGCCTGGTAGCATCCGAAGTTTCAATGACTTCAGCTCACCCTTTTTACACCAATTTGCGAGtagcaaaaaatatttgaagactTCTCTCAGTTTGTTTAATCTGAAGCAATCTGAGGTGGAACCCTTGAGGGAGTATGTTCAGCGCTTCAATACAGCAGCTCTGAAAGTACCTGCTGGCACTGCCGATACCTTGGTAAACTCTTTTACTCAAGGGTTGAGGGGAGGAGAGTTTTTCAAGTCCTTAGTCAAGAAGCCTCCTTTGACTTATGATGAGCTCCTTAGTCAAGCTGAGAAGTATGTAAATTTAGAGGATGCACAAAGGCAAAGGAGACAGGAAGGAACATCTGGGAGTAAGCCAAATAGCAAGTTAGGAGCAAAGGTAGAGGGGAAGGCAGAAGTAGGAAGAAAGAGGGTTGCAGAAGAGATGAACAGGGCTAAGGGACCCTACCCTTACGTACCACTCTCGGTAAGCCTGGAAAAGGCAATGCAAGTCTGTGAGGATAGGCGAGCATTTGTGAGGCCCCGGAATGCTGAAAAAGGCCCGCGGTTACCGCCATCTGACAAGTTTTGCGACTTTCATCAGGAGTATGGGCATATCACTAATGATTGCCAGAGGCTAGGTGAGGAAGTTCAGAGGATCATGTATGATGATCCTCGGATCAGGGCTTAG